From Mycolicibacterium nivoides, a single genomic window includes:
- a CDS encoding 3-oxo-5-alpha-steroid 4-dehydrogenase — MHWYTGNTFYDTVLTAAFAFAAFVIIGGFFAQSSYGRFSTTKLGLNLNPKLGWWLMEIPATVVFLISYLAGPNRFEPTSLVLAGIWLLHYANRGWFFPLAIRQVPGKRGTFNISVIVMGMLVTSMHGYLNGTLFSQDFFGQYTTGWLTDPRFLVGLVIYLGGFALLVNSESIVRNLRDKNNPGAAEYRIPFGGGFRFVTSPAYLGEIIAWSGFAILTWALPGVAILLITAGNLIPRALGTHDWYQEKFPEYPTDRKALIPYVL, encoded by the coding sequence ATGCACTGGTACACCGGCAACACGTTCTATGACACGGTGCTGACCGCGGCCTTCGCGTTCGCGGCGTTCGTGATCATCGGCGGGTTCTTCGCGCAGAGTTCCTACGGGCGCTTCTCGACGACGAAACTCGGCCTGAACCTCAACCCGAAGCTCGGCTGGTGGCTGATGGAGATCCCCGCGACCGTGGTGTTCTTGATCAGCTACCTGGCCGGGCCGAACCGGTTCGAGCCGACGTCCCTGGTGCTCGCCGGGATCTGGCTGCTGCACTACGCCAACCGCGGCTGGTTCTTCCCGCTCGCGATCCGCCAGGTGCCCGGCAAGCGCGGCACGTTCAACATCTCGGTGATCGTCATGGGCATGCTCGTCACCTCCATGCACGGCTACCTCAACGGAACCCTGTTCAGCCAGGACTTCTTCGGGCAGTACACCACCGGGTGGCTGACCGACCCCCGATTCCTGGTGGGGTTGGTGATCTACCTGGGTGGTTTCGCGCTGCTGGTCAACTCCGAATCGATCGTGCGGAACCTGCGCGACAAGAACAATCCAGGGGCTGCCGAATACCGGATTCCGTTCGGCGGCGGCTTCCGGTTCGTCACCAGCCCGGCCTATCTGGGCGAGATCATCGCCTGGTCCGGCTTCGCGATACTGACCTGGGCCCTGCCCGGGGTTGCCATCCTGTTGATCACCGCGGGCAACCTGATCCCCCGGGCGCTGGGCACCCACGACTGGTATCAGGAGAAGTTTCCCGAGTACCCCACCGACCGCAAGGCGTTGATCCCGTACGTCTTGTGA
- a CDS encoding PPOX class F420-dependent oxidoreductase: MPNEPGTLAHTFSRMMFRGMDKMRHRDAFDIGPATGTTFAGFENYRQIVLVTFKKSGEPMPSPINHGVADGKLYVRTDPSTGKVKRIRNNPKVLVVASNLRGKPSGPVVAGVARILPEAEHAHAEAVIAANWSPPMKLFERSLDYGSELAGMPTAYIEITPAQA; the protein is encoded by the coding sequence ATGCCGAACGAGCCCGGAACCCTGGCACATACGTTCAGCCGAATGATGTTCCGCGGCATGGACAAGATGCGTCACCGCGACGCCTTCGACATCGGGCCGGCCACGGGGACCACCTTCGCCGGGTTCGAGAACTACCGGCAGATCGTGCTGGTGACGTTCAAGAAATCGGGCGAACCGATGCCCAGCCCCATCAACCATGGCGTCGCCGACGGAAAGCTCTATGTGCGCACGGATCCGTCGACCGGAAAGGTCAAACGCATCCGCAACAATCCGAAAGTCCTTGTGGTGGCGAGCAATCTGCGCGGCAAGCCCAGCGGTCCCGTGGTGGCCGGCGTGGCGCGCATCCTGCCCGAGGCCGAGCATGCGCATGCCGAGGCGGTGATCGCCGCCAACTGGAGCCCGCCGATGAAGCTGTTCGAGCGCAGTCTCGACTACGGCAGCGAACTGGCCGGGATGCCAACGGCTTACATCGAGATCACGCCCGCGCAGGCGTGA
- a CDS encoding sigma-70 family RNA polymerase sigma factor translates to MTASARVGEFEELRPHLLAVAYRLTGTFADAEDIVQDAWIRWDANRTQIADLRAWLTTVVSRLGLDRLRSAAHRREAYYGEWLPEPVVTGFDANDPLNTVVAGEDARFAAMVVLERLTPDQRVAFVLHDGFGMPFTEIAGVLGVSDASARQLASRARRAVADNPPPSSADDLHNQVAGELMAALASGELDAIVRLLHPDVTFTGDSNRRAPTAARVIHGPDKVARFLLGLAKRYGPNWLAGTQLALVNGQLGAYTAGAPAGDGYPEMMPRVTIFTVRDGKVCAVWDVANPDKFTGSPLRGGAQ, encoded by the coding sequence ATGACCGCGAGCGCTCGGGTCGGCGAGTTCGAGGAACTGCGGCCACATCTGCTGGCCGTGGCCTATCGGCTCACCGGAACCTTCGCCGACGCGGAGGACATCGTCCAGGACGCGTGGATCCGCTGGGACGCCAACCGCACGCAGATCGCTGACCTTCGGGCCTGGTTGACCACAGTGGTGAGTCGGCTCGGCCTCGACCGGCTGCGCTCCGCGGCACACCGGCGCGAGGCCTATTACGGAGAATGGCTGCCAGAGCCTGTGGTGACCGGGTTCGACGCGAACGACCCGCTCAACACCGTAGTGGCGGGGGAAGACGCTCGGTTCGCCGCAATGGTGGTGCTGGAGCGGCTCACCCCCGATCAGCGGGTGGCCTTCGTGTTGCACGACGGGTTCGGCATGCCGTTCACCGAAATCGCCGGTGTGCTGGGCGTCAGTGACGCCTCGGCCCGCCAGTTGGCGTCGCGGGCGCGCCGGGCGGTGGCCGACAATCCTCCGCCCTCATCGGCCGACGACCTGCACAATCAGGTCGCAGGCGAGTTGATGGCCGCCCTGGCTTCGGGAGAGCTCGACGCCATCGTGCGTCTGCTGCATCCCGACGTCACCTTCACCGGCGACTCGAACCGCCGCGCCCCGACCGCGGCCCGCGTCATCCACGGCCCGGACAAGGTGGCCCGGTTCCTGCTCGGGCTGGCCAAGCGGTACGGGCCGAACTGGCTGGCCGGCACTCAGCTGGCGCTCGTCAACGGTCAGCTCGGTGCCTACACGGCAGGCGCGCCGGCCGGCGACGGCTACCCCGAGATGATGCCTCGCGTCACGATCTTCACCGTCCGCGACGGCAAGGTCTGCGCGGTGTGGGATGTCGCCAATCCGGACAAGTTCACCGGATCTCCTCTTCGTGGAGGTGCACAGTGA
- a CDS encoding cupin domain-containing protein, with product MNLLHVDAATVEMPEPQPKPTSISGQLESSLGVWADAVTDTGVWECGPGEFTADRSSATEVCHIISGSGTVVGEDGTSAHLGPGTLLVLPKGWRGTWFVKEAIRKTYVMVGA from the coding sequence GTGAACCTGCTTCATGTTGACGCGGCCACGGTCGAAATGCCCGAGCCGCAACCGAAACCGACGAGTATCAGCGGTCAGCTGGAGTCCTCGCTCGGGGTGTGGGCCGATGCTGTGACCGACACCGGGGTATGGGAATGCGGCCCGGGTGAGTTCACTGCCGACCGATCGAGCGCGACCGAGGTGTGCCACATCATCTCCGGCTCCGGCACCGTTGTCGGCGAGGACGGAACCAGCGCTCACCTCGGGCCCGGCACGCTGCTGGTCCTGCCCAAAGGGTGGCGAGGGACGTGGTTCGTCAAGGAGGCGATCCGCAAGACTTATGTCATGGTCGGCGCCTGA
- a CDS encoding NAD(P)/FAD-dependent oxidoreductase, with protein sequence MSPDGRTTSGLANDFVNGSVSFWYRAAGWPESRPALPGSLEADVCIVGAGLTGLWAAYYLKREQPDLRIVMLEKEFAGFGASGRNGGWLSAELAGSRDAYASTHGHDGVVALMRAMRGAVDEVIGVTKSEGIDADIVKDGVLHVARNQAQMGRLRESLEYERSWGATEDDFVVLTGDESNARIRVERAMGALFTPHCARVQPAKLVQGLARVVEGMGVAIYEQTEVTDIKAGRAITARGDVRAPVVLRCLEGFTATMPGQRRAWLPMNSSMVVTEPLPDSVLQQVGWKGAELLGDYAHGYMYAQRTADNRIALGGRGIPYRYGSALDHRGATQQWTIDALGALVRDMFPATRDVQIEHAWCGVLGVPRDWTATVDFDRASGLGTAGGYVGSGLTTTNLAGHTLADLVLKRDTALTRLPWVGRRVRKWEPEPLRWLGVQAMYALYRTADRRESTRGLAGTSGLARIANKITGR encoded by the coding sequence ATGTCCCCCGACGGTCGTACGACCAGCGGTCTCGCCAATGACTTCGTGAACGGCAGCGTGTCGTTCTGGTATCGCGCGGCGGGCTGGCCGGAATCAAGACCGGCTCTGCCCGGTTCGCTGGAAGCCGACGTCTGCATCGTCGGAGCGGGGCTGACCGGTTTGTGGGCAGCCTATTATCTCAAGCGTGAACAGCCTGACCTCCGAATAGTCATGTTGGAGAAGGAGTTCGCCGGGTTCGGAGCGTCCGGCCGTAACGGTGGATGGCTGTCCGCCGAACTCGCCGGATCCCGCGACGCCTATGCCTCCACGCACGGCCACGATGGCGTCGTCGCACTCATGAGGGCCATGCGGGGTGCCGTCGACGAGGTCATCGGTGTCACGAAGTCCGAAGGCATCGACGCTGACATCGTCAAGGACGGCGTGCTTCATGTGGCGCGCAACCAGGCACAGATGGGCCGGCTCCGCGAATCGCTGGAGTACGAGCGGAGTTGGGGTGCCACCGAGGACGACTTCGTGGTCCTCACCGGCGACGAGTCCAATGCCCGCATCCGGGTCGAGCGCGCCATGGGTGCGCTGTTCACCCCGCACTGCGCACGGGTGCAGCCGGCCAAGCTCGTTCAGGGGCTGGCCCGCGTGGTCGAGGGCATGGGCGTCGCCATCTACGAGCAGACCGAAGTGACCGACATCAAGGCGGGACGTGCCATCACGGCCCGTGGCGATGTCCGGGCTCCTGTCGTCCTGCGTTGCCTTGAGGGCTTCACCGCGACCATGCCGGGGCAGCGCCGGGCGTGGTTGCCGATGAACTCGTCGATGGTGGTGACCGAACCTCTTCCCGATTCCGTTCTGCAGCAGGTCGGTTGGAAGGGGGCCGAGCTCCTGGGCGACTACGCGCACGGCTACATGTATGCCCAGCGCACAGCTGACAATCGAATTGCCTTGGGCGGTAGGGGGATCCCTTATCGGTACGGTTCGGCACTCGACCATCGCGGAGCCACCCAGCAGTGGACCATCGATGCTCTCGGGGCGCTGGTTCGCGACATGTTCCCGGCGACCCGCGACGTTCAGATCGAGCACGCCTGGTGTGGTGTGCTCGGGGTGCCCCGTGACTGGACTGCCACCGTGGACTTCGACCGGGCGAGCGGGCTCGGCACCGCGGGTGGATATGTCGGCAGTGGGCTGACCACCACCAACCTGGCCGGCCACACCCTTGCCGATCTCGTACTCAAGCGCGACACCGCGCTCACCCGGTTGCCCTGGGTGGGGCGCCGGGTCCGCAAGTGGGAGCCTGAGCCGTTGCGGTGGCTGGGGGTTCAGGCGATGTATGCCCTGTACCGGACCGCTGACCGCCGGGAGTCCACGCGCGGATTGGCCGGCACGAGCGGGCTTGCGCGTATTGCCAACAAGATCACCGGGCGCTGA
- a CDS encoding ABC transporter ATP-binding protein: protein MSADNTPHGASITLRGLTKTYGSEKAVDAIDLDARPGEFLTLLGPSGSGKTTTLNMIAGFVDVTEGELLIDGRPVADLPPYRRNIGMVFQHYALFPHMTVIDNVEYPLRQRKMAKALRREKVAAALRTVGLDGYGKRMPKELSGGQQQRVAFARAMVYEPRVLLMDEPLGALDKKLRDSLQLEIKRIHGELGTTFVYVTHDQDEALVLSDRIAVFNKARIEQIGSPTELYEHPQSIFVARFLGESSLFYGKLEDECIVNAYGRRIVAAQGESTRGDSVAVVVRPERIRIVTGDAEPGVVNAVPGTVIQEIYLGSSRKVEVSLPDGTVALVRESADSITPTEAGQQVWLTFDPEVATILPADN from the coding sequence GTGTCCGCTGACAACACCCCGCACGGTGCGTCGATCACATTGCGCGGCCTGACCAAGACCTACGGGTCGGAAAAGGCTGTCGACGCCATAGACCTCGATGCGCGGCCGGGTGAATTTCTCACCCTGCTCGGCCCCAGCGGCTCGGGTAAGACCACCACGCTGAACATGATCGCCGGCTTCGTCGACGTCACCGAGGGCGAGCTGCTGATCGACGGCCGGCCCGTCGCTGATCTCCCGCCGTACCGGCGCAACATCGGCATGGTGTTCCAGCACTATGCGCTGTTCCCGCACATGACGGTGATCGACAACGTCGAATACCCGTTGCGCCAGCGCAAGATGGCCAAGGCGCTGCGCCGTGAGAAGGTGGCCGCCGCGTTGCGCACGGTCGGCCTCGACGGCTACGGCAAGCGGATGCCCAAGGAACTGTCCGGTGGTCAGCAGCAGCGTGTCGCCTTCGCGCGGGCCATGGTCTACGAACCGCGCGTGCTGCTCATGGACGAACCGCTCGGCGCGCTGGACAAGAAACTGCGCGATTCGCTGCAACTCGAGATCAAGCGCATTCACGGCGAACTCGGCACCACGTTCGTCTACGTCACGCACGACCAGGACGAAGCGCTGGTCCTGTCGGACCGCATCGCGGTGTTCAACAAAGCGCGCATCGAGCAGATCGGCTCGCCGACCGAGCTTTACGAGCATCCGCAGAGCATCTTCGTGGCCCGCTTCCTCGGCGAGTCGTCGCTGTTCTACGGAAAGCTCGAGGACGAGTGCATCGTGAACGCCTATGGCCGGCGGATCGTGGCCGCCCAGGGTGAATCGACGCGCGGTGATTCGGTGGCCGTCGTGGTGCGGCCGGAACGCATCCGCATCGTCACGGGTGACGCCGAGCCCGGGGTCGTCAATGCGGTACCCGGCACCGTGATTCAGGAGATCTACCTCGGCAGTTCGCGCAAGGTCGAGGTCAGTCTGCCCGACGGCACCGTCGCACTGGTCCGCGAGAGCGCGGACAGCATCACACCGACCGAAGCGGGCCAACAGGTTTGGTTGACGTTCGATCCCGAGGTCGCCACCATCCTGCCCGCCGACAACTAA
- a CDS encoding ABC transporter permease — MTRYAKTFWNVLLGLFCAGVGLWLVAPSLIVVPLSFTDRPSFAFPPTGWSTRWYRTFFEDPAWIAALKASLEVGILVAVFATLFGTAAAVALSRTRLAGRQGIRAFLLAPMVVPVIVVAVGLYALFLRLNLLGTLFGFVVAHTMLALPFVIVPVMASLQGFDRRLEDAAAICGAGRWTTFRTVTLPLVAPGVLSGALFAFATSFDEVVLSLFIQNPYLQTLPVKMYASVTRDTDPTIAAAATLILALTTCLTVVAAIYSRRRNRVR; from the coding sequence ATGACACGGTATGCGAAGACGTTCTGGAACGTCCTGCTCGGGTTGTTCTGTGCGGGGGTCGGCTTGTGGTTGGTCGCACCGTCGTTGATCGTGGTGCCGCTGAGCTTCACCGATCGGCCGTCGTTCGCCTTCCCGCCGACCGGATGGTCGACGCGCTGGTACCGCACGTTCTTCGAAGATCCCGCGTGGATCGCCGCACTGAAGGCAAGCCTGGAAGTCGGGATCCTGGTGGCAGTCTTCGCCACCTTGTTCGGCACGGCCGCGGCGGTGGCGCTCAGCCGTACCCGGTTGGCGGGGCGGCAGGGCATACGTGCATTCCTGTTGGCTCCCATGGTTGTTCCGGTGATCGTGGTAGCCGTCGGCCTCTACGCGTTGTTCCTGAGGCTGAACCTGCTCGGGACCCTGTTCGGCTTTGTCGTCGCGCACACCATGTTGGCGCTGCCGTTCGTCATCGTGCCGGTGATGGCCAGCCTGCAGGGATTCGACCGGCGCCTGGAGGACGCAGCCGCGATCTGCGGTGCCGGCCGATGGACCACGTTCCGGACCGTCACCCTGCCACTGGTGGCCCCGGGAGTGCTCTCGGGCGCGCTGTTCGCGTTCGCGACGAGCTTCGACGAGGTCGTTCTGTCGCTGTTCATCCAGAACCCGTACCTGCAGACGCTGCCGGTAAAGATGTACGCCTCGGTCACGCGCGACACCGATCCCACGATCGCTGCGGCCGCCACTCTCATCCTCGCCCTGACGACATGTCTGACCGTCGTCGCGGCCATCTACTCGCGCAGGAGGAATCGTGTCCGCTGA